In Saccharomonospora marina XMU15, one genomic interval encodes:
- a CDS encoding cytochrome P450, with the protein MFVADDPAFIADPYPEFAQLRALGEVHRHDGLGLWIAVSHPAASAVLRHRDLGRIWTDATPAERFASFNMLHRNSLLENEPPAHTRLRRLVSAAFARGHVERLRPAVEALAARLVATLAARITTDGEVDLLEHLAQPLPVMVITELLGIPESDGPRLVAWSNSIVKMYEYGIDEGRQLAAERAAARFAGYLRALAARRSADPGDDLLSHLVASELTEDEVVATAVLLLMAGHEATVNVLGNGTYALLTHREQWERLVADPGLAGSAAEELIRFDSPLQLFERTATTDVEIAGQRIPRGEKVAALLGAAARDPDVFTEPDTLDIGRDPNPHLGFGGGVHYCLGAPLARIEIGAALSALVRRLPGLRLARQPRRRPEFVIRGLRDLPVTA; encoded by the coding sequence GTGTTCGTCGCTGACGACCCCGCGTTCATCGCCGATCCTTATCCGGAGTTCGCCCAGCTGCGCGCGCTCGGCGAGGTGCACCGGCACGACGGGCTGGGGCTGTGGATCGCCGTGTCGCACCCAGCGGCGTCGGCGGTGCTGCGGCACCGCGACCTCGGCCGCATCTGGACCGATGCGACACCCGCGGAACGGTTCGCGTCGTTCAACATGTTGCACCGCAACTCGCTGCTGGAGAACGAGCCGCCCGCGCACACGCGGTTGCGCAGGCTGGTGTCGGCCGCGTTCGCCAGGGGTCACGTCGAACGGCTGCGCCCGGCTGTGGAGGCGCTGGCCGCGAGACTGGTCGCCACCCTCGCCGCGCGCATCACCACCGACGGCGAGGTCGACCTGCTCGAACACCTGGCTCAACCACTCCCGGTCATGGTGATCACCGAACTGCTCGGCATACCGGAATCGGACGGCCCACGGCTGGTCGCCTGGAGCAATTCGATCGTCAAGATGTACGAGTACGGCATCGACGAGGGCCGGCAACTCGCCGCCGAGCGGGCGGCGGCGCGGTTCGCGGGCTACCTGCGGGCACTCGCCGCGCGGCGGTCGGCCGACCCTGGTGACGACCTGCTCAGCCACCTCGTCGCCAGCGAGTTGACCGAGGACGAGGTGGTGGCGACAGCGGTGCTGCTGCTGATGGCGGGCCACGAGGCGACGGTGAACGTACTCGGCAACGGAACGTATGCGCTGCTGACCCACCGCGAGCAGTGGGAGCGCCTGGTGGCCGATCCTGGGTTGGCGGGTTCGGCTGCGGAGGAGCTGATCAGGTTCGACTCACCGCTGCAACTGTTCGAGCGCACCGCCACGACCGACGTTGAGATAGCGGGGCAGCGCATCCCTCGAGGTGAGAAGGTCGCCGCACTGCTTGGCGCTGCCGCTCGCGATCCCGACGTGTTCACCGAACCGGACACACTCGACATCGGCAGGGACCCGAACCCGCATCTCGGCTTCGGTGGCGGCGTGCACTACTGCCTCGGCGCCCCACTCGCCCGCATCGAGATCGGCGCCGCGCTTTCGGCGCTGGTGAGGCGATTGCCGGGGCTTCGGCTGGCAAGGCAGCCGCGACGGCGTCCGGAGTTCGTGATTCGGGGCCTGCGCGATCTGCCGGTGACGGCCTGA
- a CDS encoding ESX secretion-associated protein EspG: protein MAVRARPITVPRTLLLQVWDVEELGDPHPVLGGFELYIARSRADAFTHACWQALTGLGLAEDTTLTREFGLMLRVLSSPDRELYCWSAHADDRQDRRFLFCAAGGEATAMQVRGEVVSIVPVEEHRLLEQFIDELPEFPPAPGSELTIAEREFERHDESGNLFSSGPDPVSELTQQLEAPREAIHQIYVARTLGGTLRRSRPFSVIDISEEGRVLVFVDGQDHLHRLPGTPMNLAKTLAATWRVMAPR, encoded by the coding sequence GTGGCGGTACGGGCTCGCCCCATCACGGTGCCGCGCACACTGTTGCTGCAGGTGTGGGACGTCGAGGAACTCGGCGATCCACACCCCGTGCTCGGCGGGTTCGAACTCTACATCGCACGATCCCGCGCCGATGCGTTCACCCACGCCTGCTGGCAGGCGTTGACCGGCCTCGGCCTCGCGGAGGACACGACTCTCACCCGCGAATTCGGGTTGATGCTGCGGGTTCTCAGCTCACCGGACAGGGAGTTGTACTGCTGGAGCGCTCACGCCGACGACCGTCAGGACCGGAGGTTCCTGTTTTGCGCTGCTGGTGGTGAGGCGACTGCGATGCAGGTGCGCGGTGAGGTCGTGTCGATCGTGCCGGTCGAGGAACATCGACTGCTCGAACAGTTCATCGATGAATTGCCCGAGTTTCCACCCGCCCCTGGCTCGGAGTTGACGATCGCCGAACGGGAGTTCGAGCGACACGACGAATCGGGGAACCTGTTCTCGTCGGGACCGGATCCGGTGAGTGAGTTGACGCAGCAGCTGGAAGCGCCACGCGAGGCCATCCATCAGATTTATGTGGCAAGGACATTGGGTGGCACGCTCCGTCGAAGCAGGCCCTTCTCCGTGATCGACATTTCGGAGGAGGGCCGCGTCTTGGTGTTCGTCGACGGGCAGGACCACCTGCATCGGTTGCCCGGAACGCCGATGAACCTGGCGAAGACCCTCGCCGCGACATGGCGAGTGATGGCGCCACGGTAA
- a CDS encoding rhodanese-like domain-containing protein: MLDRAESVPTTSVSDLPPTGLVVLDVREPDEWAAGHAPEAMHIPLGELPARAAELAELPDDQPVYVVCRGGGRSARAAAWLNAAGIVEAVNVAGGMKSWATEGRPLVGERDGVPPEVL; this comes from the coding sequence GTGCTTGACCGTGCCGAATCCGTACCGACGACCTCCGTTTCCGACCTGCCCCCGACCGGACTGGTCGTGCTGGACGTACGCGAGCCCGACGAGTGGGCGGCGGGGCACGCACCCGAAGCCATGCACATCCCGCTCGGTGAGCTTCCCGCGCGAGCGGCCGAGTTGGCCGAACTGCCGGACGACCAACCCGTCTACGTGGTCTGCCGTGGCGGCGGCCGATCCGCGCGCGCGGCGGCCTGGCTCAACGCGGCCGGAATCGTGGAGGCGGTGAACGTGGCAGGCGGAATGAAGTCCTGGGCGACCGAGGGGCGGCCCCTCGTCGGCGAGCGTGACGGCGTCCCGCCGGAGGTGCTCTGA
- a CDS encoding LytR/AlgR family response regulator transcription factor, protein MRFTVSAHDETRKLLVLAVDDELPGLDQLKHCLESNPHVGRVIPAVDASEALRFLGSEDAEISARKSSGMAPVDAVFADISMPGLSGMEMSRVFASLNPAPVLVFVTGYASEAVEAFDLGAVDYVLKPARQERIDKALSRVLEKLRSTPMPDPSAGVDQTRTDDEVIPVELGGTTKLIPRSSVRWVEAQGDYARLFTNDGSHLVRIPLAQLEERWEKAGFVRIHRSFLVALPLITELRMGQGGYQVVIGNEEKVLPVSRRHTRELKDRLVGTSRAG, encoded by the coding sequence ATGCGTTTCACTGTGAGTGCTCACGATGAAACACGAAAGCTGCTCGTTCTTGCCGTTGACGACGAGCTGCCGGGTCTCGACCAGCTGAAGCATTGTCTGGAATCGAATCCCCACGTGGGTCGTGTGATCCCGGCGGTGGACGCTTCCGAGGCGCTGCGATTCCTCGGGTCGGAGGACGCCGAGATCAGCGCACGGAAGAGCAGCGGCATGGCGCCCGTGGATGCGGTGTTCGCCGACATTTCCATGCCGGGGTTGTCGGGCATGGAGATGTCGAGGGTGTTCGCATCACTCAACCCCGCGCCGGTGCTGGTCTTCGTGACCGGCTACGCGTCGGAGGCCGTCGAGGCCTTCGATCTCGGCGCGGTCGACTACGTGCTCAAGCCCGCGAGGCAGGAGCGCATCGACAAGGCGCTGTCTCGGGTGCTCGAGAAGCTCAGATCCACACCGATGCCGGACCCCTCGGCAGGCGTGGACCAGACCAGGACCGACGACGAGGTGATCCCCGTCGAACTCGGCGGAACCACCAAGCTCATCCCGCGTTCGTCGGTGCGCTGGGTGGAGGCGCAGGGCGACTACGCACGGCTGTTCACCAACGACGGCAGCCACCTGGTGCGTATCCCGCTCGCGCAACTCGAGGAGCGCTGGGAGAAGGCGGGTTTCGTCCGGATTCACCGCTCCTTTCTCGTCGCGCTGCCGTTGATCACGGAGTTGCGCATGGGCCAGGGCGGCTATCAGGTCGTCATCGGCAACGAGGAAAAGGTCCTGCCGGTCAGCAGGCGGCACACCCGCGAGCTGAAGGACAGGTTGGTCGGCACGTCCCGCGCCGGGTAG
- a CDS encoding GNAT family N-acetyltransferase: MRARLTTERVALTGRRVRLREFSADDLDGVRGIVGDDRVTYYLNINSRNAEQARQLLDGIIERARQCPRNDYYLAVTALDEDRVVGFTRLLLGDFEAAELRFAIAHDHQRRGYATDAVRTILDFGFGTLGLHRVTAAIGPENAASLALVEQLGFTREGVLRDHVFTGGAWRDSILYSVLVHEWRPRS; this comes from the coding sequence GTGCGGGCTCGGCTGACTACTGAGCGGGTGGCGCTTACCGGGAGGCGGGTTCGCCTGCGCGAGTTCTCCGCTGACGACCTCGACGGTGTCAGGGGCATCGTGGGCGACGACCGGGTCACCTATTACCTGAACATCAACTCACGCAACGCCGAGCAGGCCCGCCAACTGCTCGACGGGATCATCGAACGTGCCAGGCAGTGTCCTCGTAACGACTACTACCTGGCTGTGACCGCGCTCGATGAGGACCGGGTCGTCGGCTTCACACGGCTGTTGCTGGGAGATTTCGAGGCCGCCGAACTGCGGTTCGCCATCGCGCATGACCATCAGCGACGCGGCTACGCCACCGACGCCGTGCGAACCATCCTCGACTTCGGGTTCGGCACGCTGGGATTGCACCGGGTGACTGCCGCGATCGGCCCGGAGAACGCCGCCAGCCTGGCGCTCGTCGAGCAGCTCGGCTTCACCCGTGAGGGCGTGTTGCGTGACCACGTGTTCACCGGAGGCGCATGGCGCGACTCGATCCTGTATTCCGTCCTCGTGCACGAATGGCGGCCGCGCAGCTGA
- a CDS encoding sensor histidine kinase translates to MDAVSRLLTTPIIPWGVAGACFVVLVAVLLRGRKPTNAVDTAVLEAVYVMSQAPLELREGLDQAAADKVTTRLLQLLKCLAVGITDGQGTLLSWDGEANDHYVDLVESIGLAIRKHRREVVSHDKLPCNHRGTCRMRTAVMVPLIVEDDVEAVLIVVGRTSKKVVHMADAVAKFVGTQLEAARLEETKNQLHQAEIKALRAQISPHFVYNALNTISSLIRTDPEEARELLQDFADFTRYCFRTEGTFTTLSDELRNIDRYLTIESARYGGRLNVRLKVAPEVQSVVVPFLLIQPLVENAVKHGISKKPGGGTVTVTAQDHGTDAEISVEDDGVGMDPALLDGMRDSRSSAHIGLTGINRRMSQVYANKYSLMVETAPGAGMKVTMRVPKFVRGVRPDMLSFAGDMPAQQGQPGQHLPPGARRAIGGTRSGLVASE, encoded by the coding sequence ATTGACGCCGTGTCGAGGCTGCTGACCACGCCGATCATTCCCTGGGGAGTAGCAGGGGCGTGCTTCGTCGTGCTCGTGGCCGTCCTGCTCCGCGGCCGCAAACCGACCAACGCGGTGGACACCGCCGTGCTGGAAGCGGTGTACGTGATGTCGCAGGCCCCACTGGAACTGCGGGAAGGGCTCGACCAGGCGGCCGCCGACAAGGTCACCACGCGCCTGCTCCAACTGCTGAAGTGCCTCGCCGTCGGCATCACCGACGGGCAGGGAACGTTGCTGTCCTGGGACGGCGAGGCCAACGACCACTACGTCGACCTGGTGGAATCCATCGGCCTGGCCATCAGGAAGCACCGCCGCGAGGTGGTCTCCCACGACAAGCTGCCGTGCAACCACCGAGGCACCTGCCGGATGCGGACCGCGGTCATGGTGCCGTTGATCGTCGAGGACGACGTCGAAGCGGTACTGATCGTGGTCGGCCGCACCAGCAAGAAAGTGGTGCACATGGCCGACGCCGTCGCCAAGTTCGTCGGCACCCAACTCGAGGCCGCCCGGCTCGAGGAAACCAAGAACCAACTGCACCAGGCCGAGATCAAGGCGCTGCGAGCGCAGATCTCACCGCACTTCGTCTACAACGCGCTCAACACCATCTCGTCGCTGATCCGCACCGACCCGGAGGAGGCCCGCGAACTGCTGCAGGACTTCGCCGACTTCACCCGTTACTGCTTCCGCACCGAAGGCACCTTCACCACGCTTTCCGACGAACTGCGCAACATCGACAGGTACCTGACCATCGAGAGCGCCCGATACGGCGGCAGGCTCAACGTGCGGCTCAAGGTGGCGCCCGAGGTGCAGTCGGTGGTCGTGCCGTTCCTGCTCATCCAGCCGCTTGTGGAGAACGCGGTCAAGCACGGCATCTCCAAGAAACCGGGCGGCGGCACGGTGACGGTCACCGCGCAGGACCACGGCACCGACGCCGAGATCAGCGTCGAGGACGACGGAGTCGGCATGGACCCCGCACTGCTGGACGGCATGCGCGACTCCCGCAGCAGCGCGCACATCGGGCTGACCGGCATCAACCGCCGGATGAGCCAGGTGTATGCCAACAAGTACTCGCTGATGGTGGAGACCGCGCCTGGCGCGGGCATGAAGGTGACGATGCGCGTGCCGAAGTTCGTCAGGGGCGTGCGGCCCGACATGCTCAGCTTCGCAGGCGACATGCCCGCACAGCAGGGCCAGCCCGGCCAACACCTGCCCCCCGGTGCCCGCCGCGCGATCGGCGGCACGAGGTCCGGCCTCGTCGCCAGCGAGTGA
- a CDS encoding DUF5926 family protein, with protein MGKAARKKGPKAGRKPKVRDVFVARPFEGLAAEPEMIALREFVPSATAALTLRDDPERKVTLGTVLPMAAAALVRSDGEVFLGMQVQTRSSDISRDLGRSLRWALEAKPGAVLSVPDTTSEPVEGERLQDLLAADAALDVRLHEDFSWWLAEDTEPTGEIAMSLERANAAIMPTERLSPGAYWVLAGAKAHLRWVWSADENRLLQALARLSAAGALNLGEGTRYAGSFRAHGLLVPVWDLDPEAHAREWIEPAKQLGSRLESALASLDDEPLNAAERRARDGLIGRQLTLR; from the coding sequence GTGGGCAAGGCCGCGCGCAAGAAGGGTCCGAAGGCGGGCCGCAAACCCAAGGTCCGGGACGTCTTCGTGGCACGCCCCTTCGAAGGGCTTGCGGCGGAACCCGAGATGATCGCGCTGAGGGAGTTCGTGCCGTCCGCGACCGCCGCGTTGACCTTGCGTGACGATCCCGAGCGCAAGGTCACGCTCGGTACGGTCCTGCCGATGGCGGCCGCCGCGCTCGTCCGCTCCGACGGCGAGGTCTTCCTCGGGATGCAGGTGCAGACACGCTCGTCGGACATCAGCAGGGACCTCGGCCGGTCACTGCGTTGGGCACTGGAGGCGAAGCCCGGCGCGGTGCTCTCCGTTCCGGACACCACGAGCGAGCCGGTGGAGGGTGAGCGGTTGCAGGATCTGCTCGCGGCGGATGCCGCACTGGACGTGCGACTGCACGAGGACTTCTCGTGGTGGCTCGCCGAGGACACCGAGCCCACCGGTGAGATCGCGATGTCACTGGAACGGGCGAACGCCGCGATCATGCCTACCGAGCGGCTGAGCCCGGGCGCGTACTGGGTTCTCGCCGGAGCGAAGGCGCACCTGCGCTGGGTGTGGTCGGCCGACGAGAATCGCCTGCTGCAGGCGCTTGCGCGGTTGTCGGCCGCCGGTGCGCTCAACCTCGGAGAAGGAACGAGATACGCGGGTTCGTTCCGTGCGCATGGCCTGTTGGTGCCGGTGTGGGACCTCGACCCGGAAGCACACGCCCGGGAATGGATCGAACCCGCCAAGCAGTTGGGCTCGCGCCTGGAGTCCGCGCTGGCCTCGCTGGACGACGAGCCGTTGAACGCGGCGGAGCGCAGGGCCAGGGACGGTCTGATCGGTCGCCAACTGACCCTGCGCTGA
- a CDS encoding sodium/solute symporter yields the protein MQLNPWAVASVLVVGAVTVYLGRRMSRFASTTHDFLVARRTVRSRRNAAAISGEYISAASFLGVAGLVLKDGADALWYPIGFTAGFLALMIFVAAPLRRSGAYTLPDFLEARLGSAALRTVSTWFVVFIGVLYMLPQLQGAGLALTAITPAPAWIGSVGVMVVIALNVVSGGMRAITLVQAFQYWLKLFAIGVPTFLLCLVFLGGAGSGAAGSLGAQTPPEFTEETTVDIQTPVTLRVAETTLVTVVGEQEALWFPGREYPVSSGTELVFPAGVKVPVVSDGALDNASWLRPTETSQDLLWTYSLMLATFLGTMGLPHVLVRFYTNPDGKAARRSTVQVLLLLGLFYLFPILIGALSRLYVPELLVTGRTDAAVLEVPTAMLPGLLGQLVVAVTAAGAFAAFFSTCSGLLVSVAGVIATDLLGGKVRHFRMAAMVVAAVPAGIAVTLPIDDLSLSVGLSFALAASTFCPLLLLGIWWRGLTWVGAMAGMCVGGGLVLVAVGLNMLSRYTGGWAPWFVTQPALFTVTAAFVTTIVVSRGTARRIPDDVNAVMLRLHAPDPLGFMRDRAVARFGSLDDRERGRAKHRR from the coding sequence GTGCAGCTGAACCCGTGGGCCGTCGCCAGCGTGCTGGTGGTTGGGGCGGTGACCGTTTACCTCGGTCGCCGGATGTCCCGGTTCGCCAGCACAACCCACGACTTCCTCGTCGCGCGCCGCACCGTGCGTTCCCGCCGCAACGCCGCCGCCATCTCCGGCGAGTACATCTCGGCCGCCTCCTTCCTCGGTGTCGCCGGACTGGTGCTCAAGGACGGCGCCGACGCGCTGTGGTACCCCATCGGTTTCACGGCGGGCTTCCTGGCCTTGATGATCTTCGTGGCGGCTCCGCTGCGTCGCTCCGGCGCCTACACACTGCCGGACTTCCTCGAGGCCAGGCTCGGCTCTGCTGCGTTGCGCACCGTCTCGACCTGGTTCGTCGTCTTCATCGGCGTGCTCTACATGCTTCCGCAGCTGCAGGGCGCCGGGCTTGCCCTCACCGCCATCACGCCCGCGCCCGCCTGGATCGGTTCGGTCGGCGTGATGGTCGTCATCGCGCTCAACGTGGTCTCGGGTGGGATGCGCGCGATCACGTTGGTGCAGGCGTTCCAGTACTGGCTGAAGCTGTTCGCCATCGGGGTGCCCACTTTCCTGCTGTGCCTGGTGTTCCTCGGCGGGGCAGGCTCCGGCGCGGCGGGTTCGCTCGGCGCGCAGACACCACCGGAGTTCACCGAGGAGACGACGGTCGACATCCAGACGCCGGTGACGCTGCGCGTGGCCGAGACCACGCTGGTGACGGTGGTCGGCGAGCAGGAAGCGCTTTGGTTTCCCGGCAGGGAGTACCCCGTGAGCAGTGGAACCGAGCTGGTGTTCCCCGCGGGCGTGAAGGTGCCCGTGGTCAGCGACGGCGCGCTCGACAACGCCAGCTGGCTGCGGCCGACGGAGACGTCGCAGGACTTGCTGTGGACGTACTCGCTGATGCTGGCGACCTTTCTCGGCACGATGGGGTTACCGCATGTGCTCGTGCGCTTCTACACCAACCCCGACGGCAAGGCGGCGCGCAGGTCGACGGTGCAGGTACTGCTGCTGTTGGGGCTGTTCTACCTGTTCCCCATCCTCATCGGGGCGCTGTCGAGGCTGTACGTACCCGAACTGCTCGTGACCGGCCGAACCGACGCCGCCGTGCTCGAGGTACCCACCGCGATGCTGCCCGGACTGCTCGGCCAACTCGTCGTCGCGGTGACCGCGGCGGGTGCGTTCGCCGCGTTCTTCTCCACCTGCTCGGGACTGCTGGTCAGCGTTGCGGGGGTGATCGCGACGGACCTGCTCGGCGGCAAGGTGCGTCACTTCAGGATGGCGGCGATGGTGGTGGCGGCCGTGCCTGCTGGCATCGCGGTGACCCTGCCCATCGACGACCTTTCGCTGAGCGTGGGGCTCTCGTTCGCGCTCGCCGCCTCCACGTTCTGCCCGCTGCTGCTGCTCGGCATCTGGTGGCGGGGGTTGACGTGGGTCGGCGCGATGGCGGGTATGTGCGTGGGTGGTGGTCTGGTACTCGTCGCTGTCGGACTGAACATGCTGAGCAGGTACACCGGTGGCTGGGCACCGTGGTTCGTCACCCAACCCGCCCTGTTCACGGTCACCGCCGCGTTCGTCACCACGATCGTGGTGAGCAGGGGCACCGCCAGACGTATCCCGGACGACGTCAATGCCGTGATGCTGCGGCTGCACGCCCCCGACCCGCTGGGCTTCATGCGCGACCGTGCGGTGGCTCGCTTCGGCAGCCTGGACGACAGGGAGCGAGGCCGGGCCAAGCACCGAAGGTAG
- a CDS encoding S49 family peptidase → MSRTDKLVSRIPKIGDRVERKDVVAVVKLHGVINPQPSPLARGVINLASVESALTRAFGHDRLKAVALQINSPGGAPTQSGLVAERIRELADSKQVPVLAFAEDVAASGGYWLACAADEIYAHRTSLVGSIGVITGSFGFAGLLERFGVERRLYTAGENKSRLDPFSPEKPEDVEWLRKLHGQLHDMFVSWVRQRRGERLVESQELFNGDVWLGAKAQELGLIDGLGNLREVMRQRYPDAELVVAEPKKPLLARLGIGAPAAAALDALANRAAWSRFGL, encoded by the coding sequence ATGAGCCGTACCGACAAGTTGGTCTCTCGCATCCCCAAGATCGGTGATCGAGTCGAACGCAAGGATGTCGTCGCGGTGGTGAAGCTGCACGGTGTCATCAACCCGCAGCCTTCGCCGCTCGCCAGGGGTGTCATCAACCTCGCTTCCGTCGAGTCCGCGCTCACCAGGGCGTTCGGGCACGACCGGCTCAAGGCGGTGGCACTGCAGATCAACTCGCCCGGCGGCGCGCCGACGCAGTCGGGTCTCGTCGCCGAGCGCATCCGCGAGCTCGCCGACAGCAAGCAGGTGCCGGTGCTGGCGTTCGCAGAGGACGTCGCCGCATCGGGTGGGTACTGGCTGGCCTGCGCCGCCGACGAGATCTACGCCCACCGCACATCGCTGGTCGGCTCCATCGGCGTGATCACCGGTTCGTTCGGGTTCGCCGGACTGCTCGAACGCTTCGGGGTGGAGCGCAGGCTCTACACCGCGGGTGAGAACAAGTCCCGACTGGACCCGTTCAGCCCCGAAAAGCCCGAGGACGTCGAGTGGCTGCGGAAACTGCACGGCCAGTTGCACGACATGTTCGTCAGTTGGGTCAGGCAGCGCAGGGGCGAGCGGCTGGTGGAGTCGCAGGAGCTGTTCAACGGCGATGTGTGGCTGGGCGCGAAGGCACAGGAACTCGGCCTCATCGACGGCCTCGGCAACCTGCGCGAGGTGATGCGGCAGCGTTACCCCGACGCGGAACTGGTGGTGGCCGAGCCGAAGAAACCGCTGCTGGCGAGGCTCGGTATCGGCGCTCCCGCAGCCGCGGCGCTGGACGCGCTGGCCAACCGCGCGGCCTGGTCCCGTTTCGGGCTGTAA
- a CDS encoding 6TM ABC transporter family protein: MTDEVYRKIDGIREPDPTLGRSVPSRQHASRPAIPIPAEDDPATLRARRQRVVLAEPSRSPGGLRARVELAQQTSWGELLITDLIKAQLRSGVLLAVLAAFVLGALPLAFYLSPTLATLRFIGLPVPWLLLGIAPFPFLLGVGLWYNRLAERHERDFVDMIEN, translated from the coding sequence ATGACCGACGAGGTGTACCGCAAGATCGACGGAATCCGGGAACCGGATCCGACGCTCGGCAGGAGCGTCCCGTCGCGGCAGCACGCATCTCGTCCGGCGATCCCGATACCGGCAGAGGACGACCCCGCGACGCTGCGTGCTCGCAGGCAGCGCGTCGTCCTTGCCGAGCCGAGCCGCTCGCCCGGCGGGTTGCGCGCCAGGGTGGAACTGGCGCAGCAGACCAGTTGGGGCGAGTTGCTGATCACCGACCTGATCAAGGCTCAGCTGCGCAGCGGCGTGTTGCTCGCCGTGCTCGCCGCCTTCGTGCTGGGCGCGCTGCCGCTGGCCTTCTACCTCTCACCGACGCTGGCCACCCTCCGCTTCATCGGCCTGCCGGTGCCGTGGCTACTGCTCGGCATCGCGCCGTTCCCGTTCCTGCTCGGGGTGGGCCTGTGGTACAACCGCCTGGCGGAGCGCCACGAACGAGATTTCGTCGACATGATCGAGAACTGA
- a CDS encoding DUF4328 domain-containing protein, which translates to MQQPRRRVRWVATVPPGVRPPRHVSAPQRYTGPPSYQVPPRWGFPQVAWRWPTAVPGTVSDLPVPPQRLRMIARNAVTVLWTLAMLAAVAAGAESWRYALLLSSRDSALSASVVGASDALVLAFSLLAFVLALFAFAAVMWWLFVARSAAAEEAGQQPARPTWQVVAGILVPGLNLVLAGSILAELEHAALRGPVDARPRPSRLVLGWWALWVSNGLLLVLTVVWRTRDGVQAEADGVVLSALTDLSAAALAVVTALVVRRVTRLIAPIEAGLVRPVRVVAVKGAPCPSRRGRPTTATR; encoded by the coding sequence ATGCAGCAGCCCAGACGTCGGGTGCGCTGGGTCGCCACCGTTCCTCCCGGTGTGCGGCCGCCCCGCCACGTCTCGGCACCCCAGCGTTACACCGGTCCGCCGTCGTACCAGGTCCCGCCTCGTTGGGGGTTCCCGCAGGTGGCGTGGCGGTGGCCGACCGCGGTGCCCGGCACGGTGTCGGACCTTCCCGTGCCACCGCAGCGGCTTCGCATGATCGCGCGCAACGCCGTGACCGTGCTGTGGACACTGGCGATGCTGGCAGCGGTTGCGGCGGGGGCGGAGAGCTGGCGCTACGCGCTGCTGCTGAGCAGTCGTGATTCGGCGCTCAGCGCCTCCGTCGTCGGTGCGTCGGACGCGCTGGTGCTGGCCTTCTCACTGCTGGCGTTCGTGCTTGCGTTGTTCGCGTTCGCGGCTGTGATGTGGTGGCTGTTCGTGGCGCGCTCGGCGGCGGCGGAAGAAGCGGGGCAGCAGCCCGCCCGCCCGACGTGGCAGGTGGTGGCGGGCATCCTCGTGCCGGGCCTCAACCTGGTGCTGGCGGGCTCGATCCTCGCCGAGTTGGAGCACGCCGCGCTGCGCGGACCGGTGGACGCCCGCCCCCGGCCCTCGCGCCTGGTGCTGGGCTGGTGGGCGCTGTGGGTGAGCAACGGACTGCTGCTCGTGCTGACCGTCGTGTGGCGAACGCGTGACGGCGTGCAGGCCGAGGCCGACGGGGTGGTGCTGAGCGCGCTTACCGACCTGTCCGCGGCGGCGCTGGCCGTGGTCACGGCGCTGGTCGTGCGCCGTGTCACCCGATTGATCGCGCCGATCGAAGCCGGACTCGTGCGCCCCGTCCGTGTGGTGGCCGTCAAGGGTGCGCCGTGCCCGTCACGGCGGGGCCGCCCGACCACCGCAACCCGCTGA
- a CDS encoding DUF3558 domain-containing protein yields the protein MRRVVVVLAAGCLLGVVGCAAGTGGTAAPVSGSSATESAGSSVGGSGLPHSGAPAVADPLPESALAGDPCDAMTRQQTVEALGSGASDGRHGENAAGSFCQWSDPVTGGGFLLGFSTKTREGLSAYYANTKPQRPVFRDAGPIGGFPAVEYKRSEDSIDCAVAVGLADEYALDIVVTLSRRNMGKVDSCEPAKRLASVAVGNLKERAGK from the coding sequence ATGAGGCGGGTTGTGGTGGTGCTGGCGGCGGGTTGCCTGCTCGGGGTGGTTGGTTGTGCGGCAGGGACGGGTGGCACGGCGGCGCCGGTGTCCGGGTCATCGGCAACGGAGTCCGCCGGTTCGTCGGTGGGTGGTTCCGGGTTGCCGCACAGCGGGGCGCCCGCGGTGGCCGATCCGTTGCCGGAGTCGGCGCTGGCGGGCGACCCGTGCGACGCCATGACCCGGCAGCAGACGGTGGAGGCGTTGGGGAGTGGTGCCTCCGACGGTAGGCACGGTGAGAACGCGGCGGGCTCGTTCTGCCAATGGTCCGATCCGGTGACCGGTGGCGGTTTCCTGCTCGGCTTCAGCACCAAAACGCGAGAGGGGCTGAGCGCCTATTATGCGAACACCAAGCCACAGAGGCCGGTGTTCCGCGACGCGGGCCCCATCGGGGGTTTTCCGGCGGTCGAGTACAAGCGAAGCGAAGATTCCATCGACTGCGCAGTGGCCGTGGGACTTGCAGACGAGTACGCGCTCGACATCGTCGTGACGTTGAGTCGCAGGAACATGGGCAAGGTCGATTCGTGCGAACCCGCGAAGCGGCTCGCATCCGTCGCTGTGGGAAACCTGAAGGAAAGAGCCGGGAAATAG